Genomic segment of Streptomyces zhihengii:
GGGTCGCCGCTCTCGGTGAGGTGGACGCCGGAGGCGTCCGAGGAAACGTTCAGGCATGCCTCTCCCTGCGCGCAGTACGAAGACTTCTGCCAGGGGTGGATCTGCACGGGAGGCTCCTTCACAGGCTGTCGGCGACGTCACGGATGAACGAGTTCGATTCCGCAGGGGTGAGGGACAGGGAGTCGAGGCGGGCGAAGAGTTCCCGGTACTGCTGCATCTGTTCGGTGCCGTCGACGAAGGCCGGGCCATGCGACTGGTCGAGTTGGACGGTGTCGAGCTGCGGTACCGCACCGTGCAAGTAGTTGATGGTCTGTCCGGATCCCGGGTACGAGCCGATGCCGAACGGGATGACCCTGATGGTCACGTGATCGAGAGCCGACATGCGGAGGAGGTGCTCGAGCTGGGCCCGTGCGACAGCGGGTCCGCCGAACTGCATCCGCAGCGCCGCTTCGTGGACGGTCGCCTGGTAGGGGGCGGGGCTGTCGGGGCGGTGGAGAAGGGCTTGCCGGCGAACGCGGTGAGCGACGCGGCTCTCGACGGCTTCGGGACTCAGCTCCGGGATGGCCTGGAGGCAGATCTCGCGTGCGTGGTCTTCGGTCTGGAGGAGCCCCGGGATGTGCACCGTGTGGGCCGTGCGAAGCGCTGTCGCGTGGTGCTCCAGCTCCGCAAGGTCCAGGAGCGCGCCGGGGAGAGCATCCCGGTAGCCCTCCCACCAGCCTCGGGACCGGTCCTCGGCCATGCCCGTGAGGGCTTCGACGAACTCCGGGTCATCGCAGGAATAGATGTCGGCCATCGCGCGGACGCGTGAGGCGCTGACGCCGAAGCGGGCCGTCTCCACATTGCTGAGTTGGCCCTGGCCGATACCCAGCAGGGCAGCCGCTTGCGTGGAACTCAGTCCGCTTCGCTCTCTGAGCTTGCGCAGTTCCGCTCCCACGCGGATGCGGCGGGCAGTGGGAGCCGCTCTACCGGGCACGGGACGTTCTCCGATTCGGTCGTTAGTTCAGTGCGTCATCTGCCAGGGGGAAGAGGGGCGGCTTGGGGCGCAAGTACTACTTGCGTCGCCCTAGCCTGTTCCTCAGGCCGGCCACCCGCCCGGAAGCACCCCGCTCGACGGAGCGGCCTCGTCACCGGGCCCGTATGCGCACCTGACCGACACGCCTTCCGCCGAGGAGACTTCCATGACCACCACCGTATCCCCGTCGTGGGCCTATGCCCTCCGGCTTCCGCAGGATCCCCGGGCTCCGGGGGTGGCCAGGCGGGTGCTCCGGGGGGTGCTCGGGGCGCACCGGCTCGGGGCGCTCGTGGACACGGCCGAGCTGCTGGCGTCGGAGCTCGTGACCAACGCGCTCCGGCACACCGACGGTCCGTACGGGCTCCGGCTGACCGGCCCGGAGCGCGGGCGGTTGCGGCTCGGGGTCTGGGACACCAGCCCCGAGGTCCCCCCGCCCTTCGCGGGGCTGCCGCGTCGCGCCGCGTCCGACGACGAGGGCGGCCGGGGGCTGCGCATCGTGGCGGTGTGCGCGGACGCCTGGGGTGCGACCGCGCTGCCGCAGGGCGGGAAGCTGCTCTGGGTCGAGCTGGGCGGGCGGCCGTGACGCCCCGTCGGGGTCCGCTGGCGCGGCTGGTGCCGCGTGATCCGCGGGGGGTCGCCCGGCTGGTGACCCGGGCGACGGGGCTGCGTGCTGAGGTGCTCGGGGGCAGCCTCGTCCTCACGCGCACCGACTGCGCGGTCCGTACGGAGACCGTGCGGCTGCTGGCGGACCGGATCGCCGGGGGCGGGGAGTGGGAGGCCGTCGGGGGGTGCCCGGTCGACATGCCCCTGGACGCCGACGACTTCGCCGTGCCCGACCTCCTCGTCCGGAAGGCCGGCGCCGGCGGCCGGCCCGTGCTCGCGGTCGAGGTCGTGTCCCGGGCGGAGAAGGGCAGGGGGCTCTCCGGCAAGGCGGAGTGGTACGCGGCCGCCTACCTGCCGCTGCTGCTGGTCGTCGATCCCCGGGAGGGGCGCTGGTCGCTGTGCTCGGGGCCCGACGGCGCCGCGTTCACCCGTACCGGGCAGGGCGTGTACGGGGAGGCGGCCGTCCTCCCCGCGCCGTTCGCCGGCGCGGTGCCGACGGCGGGGCTGCCGGTCCACTGAGGGCGGCAACCCCGTCCCCGGCGGCGGCGACTTCTTGGCATGGGCCTGGCAAAAGCTGGGTCCCCCCACGAGGAGATCGGAAGCGGCGCATGAGGCAGCGGGACGGCAGGGTGCGGGCGCGCGGCAGGCGGGGCGGGGTGGTGGTGGCGCTGGTCGCCGCGCTCGGCATGGCAGGGGGGACCGGTGCGGTGGCCGGTGCCGGGACGCCGGAGCGGGTGGCCGCCGGGGCGGTGGGCGCCGCCGGCTGGGCCGACGACGTCGCCGACGGGTTCGCCTCGGTGAACGCGCTCGGGCAGAACGGCACCTACGGCGGGCGCGGCGGGCCGACCGTCACCGTGCGGACGCAGGCGGAGCTGGAGCGGTACGCGACGGCGGCCGAGCCCTACGTCATCGTGGTGGCCGCCGCGATCACGATGAACCCCAAGGGCAAGGAGATCAAGGTCGCCTCCGACAAGACGATCGTGGGCTCGGGGACCTCGGGCCACATCGTCGGGGGCGGGTTCTTCCTGGGGCAGGGCGTGCACAACGTCATCATCCGGAACCTGACGATCCGTGACTCCTACGAGGGCGTCTGGAACGACAAGGACCACGACTGGGACGCCGTCCAGATGGACGGGGCGCACCATGTCTGGATCGACCACAACGACTTCCGGAACATGGCCGACGGTCTGATCGACAGCCGCAAGGACACGACGTACCTCACCGTCTCCTGGAACCGGCTGGGCAACAACAACAAGACCTTCGGCATCGGCTGGACCGAGAACGTCACCGCCGAGCTGACCGTCCACCACAACTGGATCCGGGAGAGCGAGCAGCGCAACCCGTCCACCGACAACGTGGCCCGCGCCCACCTCTACAACAACTACCTCCAGGACGTGCCGGGGACGGCGATCACCACCTCGTACGGCAACTACTCGCGCGGTGCGACCAGGATGCTGCTGGAGAACAGCTACTTCGAGGGGCTGAAGAACCCGGTCACCAAGGACGCCACGGCCTCCGTGGTGCAGCGGGGCAACGTCTTCTCCGGCACCAGCGGCCGCAACGAGAGCGGCGGCACCGCCTTCGACGCGCGGGCCCACTACCCCTACACCCTCGACGCGGCGGCCGACGTCCCGGCGCTGCTGAGGGCCGGTGCCGGGCCGCGCTCCACGATCGGGACGGCGGCGACGGCGGGCACCGCCGCGGCGGCCGCGACCACGCTCACCGTCGCCAAGGACGGCACCGGGCAGTTCACCTCCGTGCAGAAGGCGGTCGACGCCGTGCCCGCCGGCAACACCTCGCGGGTGGTGATCGAGGTGCGGCCCGGTGTGTAC
This window contains:
- a CDS encoding helix-turn-helix domain-containing protein codes for the protein MPGRAAPTARRIRVGAELRKLRERSGLSSTQAAALLGIGQGQLSNVETARFGVSASRVRAMADIYSCDDPEFVEALTGMAEDRSRGWWEGYRDALPGALLDLAELEHHATALRTAHTVHIPGLLQTEDHAREICLQAIPELSPEAVESRVAHRVRRQALLHRPDSPAPYQATVHEAALRMQFGGPAVARAQLEHLLRMSALDHVTIRVIPFGIGSYPGSGQTINYLHGAVPQLDTVQLDQSHGPAFVDGTEQMQQYRELFARLDSLSLTPAESNSFIRDVADSL
- a CDS encoding ATP-binding protein, with the protein product MTTTVSPSWAYALRLPQDPRAPGVARRVLRGVLGAHRLGALVDTAELLASELVTNALRHTDGPYGLRLTGPERGRLRLGVWDTSPEVPPPFAGLPRRAASDDEGGRGLRIVAVCADAWGATALPQGGKLLWVELGGRP
- a CDS encoding Uma2 family endonuclease, coding for MTPRRGPLARLVPRDPRGVARLVTRATGLRAEVLGGSLVLTRTDCAVRTETVRLLADRIAGGGEWEAVGGCPVDMPLDADDFAVPDLLVRKAGAGGRPVLAVEVVSRAEKGRGLSGKAEWYAAAYLPLLLVVDPREGRWSLCSGPDGAAFTRTGQGVYGEAAVLPAPFAGAVPTAGLPVH
- a CDS encoding pectinesterase family protein, producing the protein MRQRDGRVRARGRRGGVVVALVAALGMAGGTGAVAGAGTPERVAAGAVGAAGWADDVADGFASVNALGQNGTYGGRGGPTVTVRTQAELERYATAAEPYVIVVAAAITMNPKGKEIKVASDKTIVGSGTSGHIVGGGFFLGQGVHNVIIRNLTIRDSYEGVWNDKDHDWDAVQMDGAHHVWIDHNDFRNMADGLIDSRKDTTYLTVSWNRLGNNNKTFGIGWTENVTAELTVHHNWIRESEQRNPSTDNVARAHLYNNYLQDVPGTAITTSYGNYSRGATRMLLENSYFEGLKNPVTKDATASVVQRGNVFSGTSGRNESGGTAFDARAHYPYTLDAAADVPALLRAGAGPRSTIGTAATAGTAAAAATTLTVAKDGTGQFTSVQKAVDAVPAGNTSRVVIEVRPGVYRETVKVPSNKPYVTIQGTGGSRKDTVIAYGNAAGTPKPDGSGTYGTSGSATVAVEANDFRARNLTVRNDFDEAANQHLSGHQAVALRTAADRVALDGLIVEGDQDTLLLDTASKDALGRVHMTNSYVVGNVDFVFGRASAVIDRSVITLKKRWNGTSAGYVTAPSTPAHRKGFLISRSTVTGDVSAGSFHLGRPWHAGGDASLDPQTTVRDSSLGAAVKAAPWTDMGGFSWRDDRFAEYRNSGAGAGAAGPDRPHLTDAQAADQDIADWLGGWDPAAG